From a region of the Armatimonas rosea genome:
- a CDS encoding GHMP kinase, producing MIIVQTPLRISFAGGGTDFSGYYRREGGCVVSTAIDKYIYVIIKERFDSNIRIGYSRTELVDKVEDIEHELVREAMKKVDVRYGIEIATMADIPSEGSGLGSSSSVTVALLHALYTFKGQLVTPGQLAREACEIEIEILGKPIGKQDQYIAAYGGLRRINFRADDTVAVDWIPMPEEQKRRFSESLMLFYTGITRKADKILAEQKDNIAEKLVTLDKMREQADEVYEALVDGNLNRIGRVMDAGWRHKKQLATTISNTHINAYYEAALDAGAIGGKVAGAGGGGFLLLFCPPDRQAAVRHALSSLRELPINLERDGTKVILNARR from the coding sequence ATGATTATTGTTCAGACACCATTGCGGATCTCGTTTGCGGGGGGCGGCACGGACTTCTCGGGCTACTACCGCCGTGAGGGCGGCTGCGTGGTCTCCACGGCGATCGATAAGTACATCTATGTCATCATCAAGGAGCGCTTCGATAGCAATATCCGTATCGGCTACTCCCGCACGGAGCTGGTAGACAAGGTCGAGGATATCGAGCATGAGCTGGTGCGCGAGGCGATGAAGAAGGTGGATGTCCGCTACGGGATCGAGATCGCCACCATGGCCGATATTCCCTCGGAAGGCTCCGGCCTGGGGTCGTCGTCGTCGGTGACGGTCGCGCTGCTCCATGCGCTCTATACCTTTAAGGGCCAGCTCGTCACGCCGGGGCAGCTGGCGCGCGAGGCGTGCGAGATCGAGATCGAGATCCTGGGCAAGCCGATTGGCAAGCAGGACCAGTACATCGCCGCCTACGGGGGCCTGCGGCGGATCAACTTCCGCGCCGATGACACGGTGGCGGTGGACTGGATTCCCATGCCTGAGGAGCAAAAGCGCCGCTTTAGTGAGTCGCTGATGCTCTTCTACACGGGAATCACCCGCAAGGCCGACAAGATCCTCGCCGAGCAAAAAGACAATATCGCGGAGAAGCTGGTGACGCTAGACAAGATGCGGGAGCAGGCCGACGAGGTCTACGAGGCGCTGGTGGATGGCAACCTCAACCGGATCGGGCGGGTGATGGACGCGGGCTGGCGCCACAAGAAGCAGCTCGCCACGACCATCTCCAATACGCACATCAATGCCTACTACGAGGCGGCGCTGGATGCGGGTGCGATTGGGGGAAAAGTGGCGGGCGCGGGCGGCGGGGGGTTCTTGCTTCTCTTCTGCCCCCCGGATCGCCAGGCCGCGGTACGCCATGCGCTCTCCAGCCTGCGGGAGCTGCCCATCAACCTGGAGCGCGATGGCACCAAAGTGATCCTCAACGCGCGGCGCTAA
- a CDS encoding redoxin family protein: MLLPLLAAPALLATAPTFADDKAAALLAEVAARGSSLKSFSAEVTMTMTGPQSQKMSGKLLLQPPGFGRVEFTPDKGEKILMILDGKSTYSITGKKFTKTPVDMDGIWPFLKGVPGADPKKFTSVGTEKIEETTFDVLELKEASQTLRVYISPEKIIQRFRVTVGDGTQGGQELVISHVQLDTELAAENFTLPTGLEEAKAPGAEGLDALNAKLLKVGTTAPAFNLGTPTGGKLSLAQALKGKKAVLVNFWFFNCGPCRAEHPELQKLYTSLKAKGFGLVAVDQGDDSKTITDYMKKAGLTFPAVKGVPGTFTAYGVQAFPTNYLVGANGKILYRSVGFDEAGLKAALAKAGLK, translated from the coding sequence ATGCTCTTACCCCTTCTTGCCGCTCCTGCTCTGCTTGCGACGGCCCCGACATTTGCCGATGACAAAGCCGCGGCGCTCCTTGCCGAAGTTGCGGCGCGTGGGAGCTCGCTCAAGAGCTTCTCTGCCGAGGTGACCATGACCATGACCGGCCCGCAATCGCAGAAGATGTCGGGGAAGCTCCTGCTCCAGCCCCCTGGCTTTGGCCGTGTCGAGTTCACCCCGGACAAAGGCGAGAAGATTCTTATGATCCTGGATGGAAAGTCCACCTACAGCATCACCGGGAAGAAGTTTACCAAGACACCTGTCGATATGGACGGTATCTGGCCCTTCCTCAAAGGAGTTCCCGGCGCCGATCCCAAGAAGTTCACGTCGGTCGGTACCGAGAAAATCGAGGAAACCACCTTCGACGTGCTTGAGCTAAAAGAGGCCTCCCAGACCCTACGGGTCTACATCAGCCCCGAGAAGATCATCCAGCGCTTTCGCGTGACGGTTGGGGATGGGACACAAGGTGGTCAGGAGCTCGTGATAAGCCATGTCCAGCTCGACACCGAGCTGGCTGCGGAGAACTTCACGCTCCCCACCGGGCTAGAAGAGGCCAAGGCACCTGGTGCCGAGGGGCTGGACGCGCTCAATGCCAAGCTCCTCAAAGTGGGCACGACCGCCCCCGCCTTCAACCTCGGCACCCCGACCGGCGGCAAGCTCTCGCTGGCACAGGCGCTCAAGGGCAAGAAGGCCGTCTTAGTGAACTTCTGGTTCTTCAACTGCGGCCCCTGCCGCGCCGAGCACCCCGAGCTCCAGAAGCTCTACACCAGCCTCAAGGCCAAGGGCTTCGGGCTGGTTGCCGTGGACCAAGGCGATGACAGCAAGACCATCACGGACTATATGAAGAAGGCGGGGCTGACGTTCCCGGCGGTCAAGGGTGTCCCAGGAACCTTCACCGCCTACGGCGTGCAGGCCTTCCCCACCAACTACCTGGTCGGGGCCAATGGCAAGATCCTCTACCGCTCGGTAGGCTTCGACGAAGCCGGACTCAAGGCGGCGCTTGCGAAGGCGGGGCTGAAGTAG
- a CDS encoding sugar phosphate nucleotidyltransferase: protein MIKAMILAAGEGTRLRPLTLTLPKPMVPVANTPLLVRTVELLRSQGVQELAVNLYHKPEAIRAHFGTSLTYSDEAELLGTAGGVKRLEGFLDTTFAVLYGDNLYDFALEPLVRFHRESGALATIATFETPNPTACGLVVTDAAGRVTRFQEKPRAEEVFTNTANAGVYLLEPEVLASIPPGVACDFGRDIFPALLERFPGRVVALPLGGYLRDTGTPENYRQANWDLLTRGERGVHPGAEVAATARLEGRNVLGTGCQIAAGACLEDCILWEGCQIGEGAQLRGAILGRGVVVGAGVVLTAGAIVGEGEIIR from the coding sequence TTGATCAAGGCCATGATTCTGGCGGCGGGCGAGGGGACACGTCTGCGACCCCTGACCCTGACCCTGCCCAAGCCGATGGTGCCGGTCGCCAACACGCCGCTACTGGTGCGCACTGTGGAGCTCTTGCGCTCGCAAGGCGTGCAGGAGCTGGCGGTGAATCTCTACCATAAGCCCGAGGCGATCCGGGCGCACTTTGGCACGTCGCTGACCTACTCCGACGAGGCCGAGCTACTGGGAACCGCGGGCGGAGTGAAGCGGCTCGAAGGGTTTCTAGACACGACCTTTGCGGTACTCTACGGCGACAACCTCTACGACTTTGCACTGGAGCCACTGGTGCGCTTTCACCGAGAGAGCGGCGCGCTGGCGACCATCGCCACGTTTGAGACGCCCAACCCGACGGCGTGTGGCCTGGTGGTGACCGACGCGGCGGGGCGGGTGACACGCTTTCAGGAGAAGCCACGCGCCGAGGAAGTGTTCACGAATACGGCCAATGCCGGGGTCTATCTCCTCGAGCCCGAGGTGCTGGCGAGCATTCCTCCGGGCGTGGCCTGCGACTTTGGCCGGGATATCTTCCCCGCACTGCTGGAGCGTTTCCCCGGGCGCGTGGTCGCGCTGCCCTTGGGGGGCTACCTGCGCGACACGGGGACCCCGGAGAACTACCGCCAGGCCAACTGGGACCTGCTGACGCGCGGCGAGCGCGGTGTCCATCCCGGCGCGGAGGTAGCCGCTACGGCGCGCCTTGAGGGGCGCAATGTCCTTGGCACGGGCTGTCAGATTGCGGCGGGCGCATGCTTGGAGGACTGCATTCTCTGGGAGGGCTGCCAGATCGGGGAGGGGGCCCAGCTCCGGGGCGCGATCCTGGGACGTGGCGTCGTGGTTGGCGCGGGGGTGGTGCTCACCGCCGGCGCGATTGTGGGAGAAGGGGAGATAATTCGATGA
- a CDS encoding G8 domain-containing protein produces the protein MTRTAFLLMCLSVGIAARAQHVTARAFDPKATTLFDGMPNFSLRPSVTAAQSGPWSDPRTWEGGSIPTPTDSVLVPPGVKVTVRGSANQAKTVAVRGVLSVESGTLTANTVQVLPDGYLELGRAGLPVTAKVVLGGERLPKSDDPEQHGAGLLVLGRFVAAGEAKTPFVRLAKAPVAGATTLALGEAAKGWRVGDTLALPDTRSPERRGKTARQSETTTISAIASDGKQVTLAAPLKFAHAGQERFLPHVLNLTRSVTVTSKNASVPGHIFLGEGATTEIENVAFSGLGRTTTEPLSPEKNHVARYAFHFHHATGPFRGEWRGKLTGCAFDGSPKWQLVLHGTTKVRVENNAFWGARGAAVVVEDGHEAYNELVGNLAANCPGGKEPELEPGLRDDKEDVGSEGVGFWLANAANLCKNNIAADCALAGILKFPRPERPRRGTLSFFAEPQGEPVRLLRFPEADNLPYPVPFENNEVYASLHGLELWRESPFTVKDSVAWNCHQGLVPRATEPLMVDGLIVRGDPGALGDDSDPTIGVPNRYYPVTGHLKRLDIAGVAIGVKQQTPRGTNEPGGRQFDVLIQDSVFACPVGVRIDGDLHYKRDAVGQSRTLLKNCTFSSPTRGGGGGESGGGKAVDMILPFGNDINPLAADEVYVEDFQGKPGANFRLYYAIQAASEIVPIATPDSGIHNLPPDQDEALYHDGQKHFRIRGLQEKGLTNAQAWAKYQKAWAGAVAPADAKPHPTLGGLVVPIASAPPLFVQPLALTGIQLDGDGAACWGANHNWHRYWERLELEVRVDGKRVGTVRADQYNAVSHRTDGFRFTFPSTVRDGREHEIAVVVAGTDSHVPGSPMRRVLGQ, from the coding sequence ATGACCCGAACCGCATTTTTGCTGATGTGTCTCTCCGTGGGCATCGCCGCCCGGGCGCAGCACGTGACGGCGCGTGCGTTTGACCCAAAGGCGACCACGCTCTTTGATGGGATGCCCAATTTCTCCCTCCGCCCCAGCGTCACGGCGGCGCAGAGTGGCCCCTGGAGCGACCCACGCACCTGGGAGGGAGGGAGCATCCCGACCCCGACCGACTCGGTGCTCGTCCCTCCTGGCGTTAAAGTGACCGTCCGTGGGAGCGCAAACCAGGCAAAGACGGTCGCGGTGCGCGGTGTCTTGAGCGTCGAGTCGGGGACACTCACGGCCAACACGGTCCAAGTCCTTCCCGATGGCTACCTTGAGCTCGGGCGGGCGGGGCTGCCGGTGACCGCGAAGGTGGTTTTAGGGGGGGAGCGGCTCCCAAAAAGCGACGATCCCGAGCAGCATGGGGCAGGGCTGCTGGTCCTGGGGCGCTTTGTGGCGGCGGGCGAGGCTAAGACACCGTTTGTGCGGCTGGCGAAAGCCCCCGTGGCGGGCGCGACCACGCTGGCACTCGGCGAGGCCGCCAAGGGCTGGCGGGTGGGGGACACGCTCGCCCTCCCCGACACCCGCTCCCCGGAGCGCCGGGGTAAGACCGCCCGCCAGAGCGAGACCACGACCATTTCTGCGATTGCGTCCGATGGCAAGCAAGTGACACTGGCTGCGCCACTGAAGTTCGCCCATGCCGGGCAGGAGCGCTTCCTGCCCCACGTGCTCAATCTCACCCGTAGCGTGACCGTAACCTCTAAGAACGCAAGCGTCCCCGGCCATATCTTTCTCGGGGAGGGGGCGACCACGGAGATCGAGAATGTCGCCTTTTCCGGCCTAGGACGCACGACCACCGAGCCGCTGAGCCCGGAGAAGAACCATGTGGCGCGCTACGCCTTCCACTTCCACCACGCCACCGGCCCGTTTCGTGGCGAGTGGCGCGGGAAGCTGACCGGGTGCGCCTTCGACGGGAGCCCGAAGTGGCAGCTGGTGCTCCATGGGACAACCAAAGTGCGGGTCGAGAACAACGCTTTCTGGGGCGCACGCGGGGCCGCCGTGGTGGTCGAAGATGGCCACGAGGCCTACAACGAGCTGGTCGGCAATCTCGCGGCCAACTGCCCTGGTGGCAAGGAGCCCGAGCTGGAGCCGGGGCTGCGCGACGATAAAGAGGATGTTGGCTCGGAGGGGGTGGGGTTCTGGCTCGCCAATGCCGCCAACCTCTGCAAGAACAATATCGCCGCCGACTGCGCGCTGGCCGGCATCCTGAAGTTCCCGCGCCCGGAGCGCCCACGCCGCGGCACCCTGAGCTTCTTCGCGGAGCCACAAGGGGAGCCGGTTCGCCTCCTGCGCTTCCCCGAGGCCGATAACCTGCCCTACCCCGTGCCCTTTGAGAACAACGAGGTCTACGCGAGCCTGCACGGGCTGGAGCTCTGGCGCGAGTCGCCCTTTACGGTAAAGGATAGCGTCGCGTGGAACTGCCACCAGGGCCTCGTCCCCCGCGCTACCGAGCCCCTGATGGTCGATGGCCTGATTGTCCGCGGCGACCCCGGTGCGCTCGGCGATGACTCCGATCCGACCATCGGCGTGCCCAACCGCTACTACCCCGTGACCGGGCACCTGAAGCGGCTCGATATCGCGGGCGTGGCGATCGGGGTGAAGCAGCAGACCCCTCGCGGCACCAACGAGCCTGGTGGTCGCCAGTTCGATGTGCTGATCCAGGACAGTGTCTTTGCCTGCCCGGTGGGGGTGCGGATCGACGGTGACCTGCACTACAAGCGCGATGCGGTCGGACAGAGCCGGACCCTCCTGAAAAACTGCACCTTTAGCTCCCCCACACGTGGGGGCGGGGGGGGCGAGAGCGGGGGGGGCAAGGCGGTGGACATGATCCTGCCCTTTGGCAACGACATCAACCCGCTCGCCGCCGATGAGGTCTATGTCGAGGACTTCCAGGGCAAGCCGGGGGCAAACTTCCGCCTGTACTACGCCATCCAAGCCGCTAGTGAGATTGTCCCTATTGCTACCCCGGACTCGGGGATTCACAACCTGCCCCCTGATCAGGACGAGGCGCTCTACCACGACGGCCAGAAGCACTTCCGCATCCGGGGCCTACAAGAAAAAGGGCTGACCAACGCACAGGCCTGGGCCAAGTACCAGAAAGCCTGGGCGGGCGCGGTCGCCCCCGCCGATGCCAAGCCGCACCCGACTCTGGGCGGGCTTGTCGTGCCCATCGCATCGGCCCCCCCGCTCTTTGTCCAGCCGCTCGCGCTTACGGGAATCCAGCTCGATGGCGATGGCGCGGCGTGCTGGGGCGCGAACCACAACTGGCACCGCTACTGGGAGCGCCTGGAGCTTGAGGTGCGGGTGGATGGCAAGCGCGTCGGGACCGTCCGCGCCGACCAGTACAACGCGGTCAGCCACCGCACCGACGGCTTCCGCTTCACCTTCCCCAGCACCGTCCGCGATGGCCGGGAGCACGAGATCGCGGTCGTGGTTGCAGGTACGGATTCTCATGTTCCGGGCTCCCCGATGCGGCGTGTGCTCGGGCAATAA
- the rsmH gene encoding 16S rRNA (cytosine(1402)-N(4))-methyltransferase RsmH, with the protein MSTYHTPVLLKEILEWLDPQPGKTFLDGTAGGGGHTRAFAERGAHVIAVDQDPEALAECERSCVGLPVTLWRGNFADLKLATTVPLDGILLDLGVSSHQLDTPERGFAIRFHGPLDMRMGNDDSDRETAAELLNRLPESEIARILFEYGEESRSRRIAAEIVKARPLKTTEDLVDCVRRAMPFRTRPGEIHPATKTFQGIRIAVNEELGVLEQALPDAVACLKPGGRLAVISYHSLEDRLVKTTFNELAGKRENSDLPHPGPEPPVVLEILTKKPITPGDDELRQNPRSRSAKLRVGQKR; encoded by the coding sequence ATGAGCACCTACCACACCCCTGTCCTCCTCAAAGAGATCCTGGAGTGGCTCGATCCCCAGCCCGGAAAGACCTTCCTCGATGGCACCGCGGGCGGCGGTGGCCACACCCGCGCCTTCGCCGAACGGGGTGCCCACGTGATCGCCGTGGACCAGGACCCCGAGGCGCTCGCCGAGTGTGAGCGGAGCTGCGTCGGGCTCCCCGTCACCCTCTGGCGCGGGAACTTCGCCGACCTCAAGCTCGCCACCACGGTTCCGCTGGATGGCATCTTACTGGATCTTGGGGTTAGCTCCCACCAGCTCGATACCCCCGAGCGTGGCTTTGCGATCCGCTTCCACGGGCCGCTGGACATGCGGATGGGAAACGATGACTCGGACCGCGAGACCGCCGCGGAGCTGCTCAACCGACTCCCCGAGAGCGAGATCGCACGGATTCTCTTTGAGTACGGTGAGGAGAGCCGCTCCCGCCGGATCGCCGCGGAGATCGTCAAGGCACGCCCGCTCAAGACCACCGAGGACCTCGTGGACTGTGTGCGTCGCGCCATGCCCTTTCGCACGCGCCCCGGCGAGATCCACCCCGCCACCAAGACCTTCCAGGGCATCCGAATCGCGGTCAACGAGGAGCTCGGGGTCCTGGAGCAAGCCCTCCCCGATGCGGTCGCCTGCCTCAAGCCCGGCGGACGCCTCGCGGTGATTAGCTACCACTCGCTCGAAGATAGACTAGTCAAGACAACATTTAATGAGCTGGCAGGCAAGCGCGAGAACTCTGACCTGCCACACCCGGGGCCCGAGCCACCGGTCGTTCTGGAGATCCTCACGAAAAAACCCATCACGCCGGGCGACGACGAGCTCCGGCAGAACCCACGCTCACGCAGCGCCAAGCTTCGCGTGGGTCAGAAGCGCTAG
- the erpA gene encoding iron-sulfur cluster insertion protein ErpA, whose protein sequence is MALTLEAGKDQEILAERACPLSLTERAAQEVKDILEQQGNPEGVRLRVYISGGGCSGLQYGMALDETVDEGDEVFEDSGVEVVLAPMDIRYLVGAVVDYVTTPMGGGFKVENPNAVKTCGCGSSFSAEDDAEGRTITGGCGSCGSNK, encoded by the coding sequence ATGGCACTCACACTTGAAGCGGGCAAGGACCAGGAAATCCTCGCCGAGCGCGCCTGCCCCCTCTCCCTCACCGAGCGAGCCGCGCAGGAAGTGAAAGATATTCTCGAGCAGCAGGGCAACCCCGAGGGCGTCCGCTTGCGCGTCTACATCAGCGGCGGCGGCTGCTCCGGCCTCCAGTACGGCATGGCGCTCGACGAGACGGTCGACGAGGGCGATGAGGTCTTTGAGGACAGCGGCGTCGAGGTTGTTCTGGCCCCGATGGACATTCGCTACCTGGTCGGTGCGGTTGTCGACTATGTCACCACCCCGATGGGCGGCGGCTTCAAGGTCGAGAACCCCAATGCGGTCAAGACCTGTGGCTGTGGCTCCAGCTTCTCCGCCGAGGACGATGCCGAAGGCCGCACGATCACCGGTGGCTGCGGCTCCTGCGGTAGCAACAAGTAA
- the mraZ gene encoding division/cell wall cluster transcriptional repressor MraZ codes for MGFRGEHYHGLDEKGRVIMPLKFRNALGNSFVITKGVGPCLSVYKEADFDKIEENLNKQPSLDPHVLRMKRLLCAPAVDTDTDNQGRVALPANLRQWAGIDNDVVVVGMGEKIEIWSRSGWIALNDSLDEDLIVGSARETGLARALSGETSALEEFAE; via the coding sequence GTGGGGTTCCGGGGGGAACACTACCACGGCTTGGATGAAAAGGGACGTGTCATCATGCCCCTCAAGTTTCGCAACGCCTTGGGAAATTCCTTCGTCATCACCAAAGGAGTGGGGCCTTGTCTCTCGGTCTACAAAGAAGCCGACTTCGACAAGATCGAGGAGAACCTCAACAAGCAGCCTAGCCTCGATCCCCATGTGCTGCGCATGAAGCGCCTGCTCTGCGCCCCCGCCGTCGACACCGACACCGACAACCAGGGCCGTGTCGCCCTCCCCGCAAACCTGCGGCAGTGGGCCGGGATCGACAACGACGTGGTCGTGGTGGGAATGGGCGAGAAGATCGAGATCTGGTCGCGGAGCGGTTGGATTGCCCTCAATGACAGCTTAGACGAAGACCTTATTGTCGGCTCGGCGCGGGAGACGGGTCTGGCACGCGCACTCTCGGGTGAGACATCGGCGCTGGAGGAGTTCGCCGAATGA